A window from Micromonospora profundi encodes these proteins:
- the selB gene encoding selenocysteine-specific translation elongation factor produces MFVVATAGHVDHGKSTLVRALTGMEPDRWAEERRRGMTIDLGFAWTTLPSGATIAFVDVPGHERFVPNMLAGVGPVPAALIVVAADEGWMPQSTEHLAALDALGVAYGLLAVTRADLADPGPATAQALAEIAGTSLGAVEAVAVSGLTGAGLPDLRAALDRLAVGLPAPAVDDPVRLWVDRSFTVRGSGTVVTGTLGAGQLRVGDELEVAGTQETVRVRGLHSLGEARPDVAAVARVAVNLRGTSRDRIGRGDALLTPGRFHRTDLVDVRLTGDPAADLPAALTLHVGSAAVPVRVRPLGADTVRLRLARPLPLLVGDRALLRDPGRHHVAGGVRVLDVAPPPLARRGAAAARAQVLADLDGRPDLAGELRRRRLVRAGTLIRMGVPAHGEPVAGDWLADPAHWRRLGDQVTEEVTRYAREHPLEPGMPVEVLRQRLALPDRVLVEALIRPPLRVHAGRVGAAGVADLPEPVARAVQRVRDEYGDRPFRAPEADHLVDLGLGPREIGAAVRAGALLRLADNVVLLPDALDDAVRVLAGLPQPFTLSAARQALGTTRRVAVPLLELLDRRGATRRLPDDARIVVT; encoded by the coding sequence ATGTTCGTCGTCGCCACCGCCGGGCACGTCGACCACGGCAAGTCGACGTTGGTCCGGGCGTTGACGGGTATGGAGCCGGACCGGTGGGCTGAGGAACGCCGCCGGGGCATGACAATCGACCTGGGTTTCGCCTGGACGACGCTGCCGTCCGGCGCCACGATCGCGTTCGTTGACGTGCCCGGTCACGAGCGGTTCGTGCCGAACATGCTCGCCGGTGTCGGCCCGGTGCCCGCCGCGCTGATCGTGGTGGCCGCCGACGAGGGTTGGATGCCGCAGTCCACCGAGCACCTGGCCGCGCTCGACGCGCTCGGCGTCGCGTACGGCCTGCTTGCGGTGACCCGCGCGGACCTGGCCGACCCGGGACCGGCGACGGCCCAGGCCCTCGCCGAGATCGCCGGGACAAGCCTCGGCGCGGTGGAGGCGGTGGCGGTCAGTGGTCTGACCGGCGCCGGCCTGCCGGACCTGCGTGCCGCCCTGGACCGGCTGGCCGTCGGCCTGCCCGCCCCGGCCGTGGACGACCCGGTCCGGCTCTGGGTGGACCGCAGTTTCACAGTGCGCGGCAGCGGCACCGTGGTCACCGGCACGCTGGGCGCCGGTCAGCTGCGGGTGGGCGACGAGTTGGAGGTGGCCGGCACTCAGGAGACGGTCCGGGTCCGCGGTCTGCACTCGCTGGGCGAGGCCCGGCCGGACGTGGCGGCGGTCGCCCGGGTGGCGGTCAACCTCCGGGGTACGTCGCGCGACCGGATCGGCCGGGGCGACGCGCTGCTCACCCCGGGCCGGTTCCACCGCACCGACCTCGTCGACGTGCGGCTCACCGGTGACCCGGCCGCCGACCTGCCGGCAGCCCTCACCCTGCACGTCGGGTCGGCGGCGGTGCCGGTGCGGGTCCGACCGCTCGGCGCGGACACCGTGCGGCTCCGGTTGGCGCGGCCGCTGCCGCTGCTGGTGGGCGACCGGGCGCTGCTGCGCGATCCGGGCCGGCACCACGTGGCCGGCGGCGTACGGGTGCTGGACGTCGCGCCCCCGCCGCTGGCCCGCAGGGGTGCTGCCGCTGCTCGCGCGCAGGTCCTCGCCGACCTGGACGGTCGACCCGACCTGGCTGGGGAACTGCGCCGCCGTCGACTGGTCCGCGCCGGCACGCTCATCCGCATGGGCGTGCCGGCGCACGGCGAGCCGGTGGCCGGTGACTGGCTGGCCGACCCCGCGCACTGGCGGCGGCTCGGCGACCAGGTGACCGAGGAGGTCACCCGCTACGCGCGGGAACACCCGCTGGAGCCGGGCATGCCTGTGGAGGTGCTGCGGCAGCGCCTGGCACTGCCCGACCGGGTGCTGGTCGAGGCCCTGATCCGACCGCCTCTGCGTGTCCACGCGGGTCGGGTCGGTGCGGCGGGCGTGGCCGATCTGCCCGAGCCGGTGGCCCGGGCCGTGCAGCGGGTCCGCGACGAGTACGGCGACAGGCCGTTCCGCGCCCCCGAGGCGGACCACCTCGTCGACCTGGGCCTGGGTCCCCGGGAGATCGGCGCCGCCGTGCGCGCCGGGGCTCTCCTGCGGCTGGCCGACAACGTGGTGCTGCTGCCCGACGCGCTCGACGACGCGGTCCGGGTGTTGGCCGGGCTGCCCCAGCCGTTCACCCTGTCGGCGGCCCGGCAGGCGCTTGGCACCACCCGCCGGGTGGCGGTGCCGCTGCTGGAGTTGCTGGATCGCCGGGGCGCGACCCGCCGACTGCCCGACGACGCCCGGATCGTCGTCACCTGA